One segment of Gemmatimonadaceae bacterium DNA contains the following:
- a CDS encoding 3'-5' exonuclease, protein MDLIAHVCNLPGPPRTVAEHLAAAMFAGRTDFEKGLDGKWRIASAFSALASRPNGRFSEPALDRLDSLSYVVVDVETTGTSAMFGDRITEVAAVVVRDGVIVDTFETLVNPRRPIPHFVTALTHITWDMVKDAPTFEQVAPRLMSALAGHVFTAHNAKFDWRFVSTEILRATGNRIQGRQLCTVKLAKRLLPQLPRRSLDHLARYYGVTIHSRHRAGGDALATAECLVKMLQHANDAGLHTWADLQRFAGARAPRKPRRKSALPAPASNDLTA, encoded by the coding sequence GTGGACCTGATCGCGCACGTGTGCAACCTGCCCGGCCCGCCACGCACGGTGGCCGAGCATCTGGCCGCGGCGATGTTCGCGGGCCGCACTGATTTCGAGAAGGGACTCGACGGAAAATGGCGGATCGCGTCCGCTTTCAGCGCGCTCGCGTCGCGGCCCAATGGAAGGTTCAGCGAGCCGGCGCTCGACCGGCTCGACTCGCTGTCCTACGTGGTGGTGGACGTGGAGACCACCGGGACCAGCGCGATGTTCGGCGACCGGATCACCGAAGTGGCGGCCGTCGTCGTCCGCGACGGCGTCATCGTGGACACGTTCGAGACGCTGGTGAATCCGCGGCGGCCGATCCCGCACTTCGTCACCGCGCTCACCCACATCACCTGGGACATGGTGAAGGACGCGCCGACGTTCGAGCAGGTGGCGCCGCGACTCATGTCCGCGCTCGCGGGCCACGTGTTCACGGCGCACAACGCGAAGTTCGACTGGCGGTTCGTGTCCACGGAGATCCTGCGCGCGACCGGGAACAGGATTCAGGGGCGGCAGCTGTGCACCGTGAAGCTCGCGAAGCGGCTTCTGCCGCAGCTCCCCCGGCGCTCGCTGGATCATCTGGCCCGGTACTACGGCGTGACCATCCATTCGCGCCACCGCGCTGGCGGCGACGCTCTCGCTACGGCGGAATGCCTGGTGAAGATGCTGCAGCACGCGAACGACGCGGGGCTGCACACGTGGGCCGATCTGCAGCGGTTCGCCGGCGCGCGCGCTCCGCGGAAGCCGCGGCGCAAGTCCGCGCTGCCGGCGCCGGCCAGCAACGACCTGACGGCGTGA
- a CDS encoding MBL fold metallo-hydrolase: protein MSRPEPLVQPVQIGDLKCHAIQAGGQRLDGGAMFGVVPKPLWEKRIPADERNRIQLGMRCLLVEHPDGLLLIDTGAGNKETAKFVDIYGIENDGEQSRTALEDGIRAAGHTPDAISVVINTHLHFDHAGGNTYLDAAGELSITFPNAEYFVQRGEYDYATHTNERTAASYFERNYVPIDRAGKLRLLQGETEVMAGVGVILTPGHTPFHQSVVVTSGADRACFLGDIAPTAAHLPLPWIMGYDVEPLVTLETKRRLFAQALAEKWLLIFEHDAVKSWGRIAHDGKTYSLVENVK, encoded by the coding sequence GTGAGCCGGCCCGAGCCGCTGGTCCAACCCGTTCAGATCGGCGATCTGAAATGTCACGCCATTCAGGCCGGCGGGCAGCGGCTCGACGGCGGCGCGATGTTCGGCGTCGTGCCGAAGCCGCTGTGGGAGAAGAGGATTCCGGCGGACGAGCGCAACCGGATCCAGCTCGGGATGCGCTGCCTGCTGGTCGAGCACCCGGACGGCTTGCTGCTCATCGACACGGGCGCGGGCAACAAGGAGACGGCGAAGTTTGTCGACATCTACGGCATCGAGAACGACGGGGAGCAGTCGAGAACCGCGCTGGAGGACGGGATCAGGGCGGCCGGCCACACGCCGGACGCGATAAGCGTGGTCATCAACACGCACCTGCACTTCGACCATGCGGGTGGAAATACGTATCTCGACGCGGCGGGCGAGCTCTCGATCACTTTTCCGAACGCGGAGTACTTCGTGCAGCGCGGCGAGTACGACTACGCGACGCACACGAACGAGCGGACCGCGGCGAGCTACTTCGAGCGTAACTATGTTCCGATCGACCGGGCCGGAAAGTTGCGGTTGTTGCAGGGAGAGACCGAGGTGATGGCGGGAGTCGGTGTGATCCTGACGCCGGGCCATACCCCGTTTCACCAGAGCGTTGTCGTGACGTCGGGAGCGGATCGCGCTTGTTTTCTGGGAGACATCGCCCCGACGGCGGCGCACCTGCCGCTCCCGTGGATAATGGGATACGACGTGGAGCCGCTCGTGACGCTGGAGACCAAGCGGCGGTTGTTCGCGCAGGCGCTGGCGGAGAAGTGGCTGTTGATATTCGAGCACGACGCGGTGAAGTCATGGGGGCGCATCGCGCACGACGGAAAGACTTACAGTCTCGTGGAGAACGTCAAATGA
- a CDS encoding tryptophanase, whose translation MKFKTIVEPFRIKVVEPTRQTTDAERAAAIRAAHYNVFQLDAEDVLIDLLTDSGTGAMSVYQWAGMMRGDESYAGGRSFHAFVRSVQEITAFRHVIPTHQGRAAEHILSGALLKPGSIVPNNTHFDTTRANVEHRGAVALNLPVAEAREPQTVHPFKGNMDVAALERVLAENAGNVPLVMMTVTNNSQGGQPVSMENIRRTSALCRAHGVPFFIDACRFAENAWFIKTREPGYADRTPLAIAQEMFSLADGCTMSAKKDGMANIGGFLAMNDDALAVTCRDSLILTEGFPTYGGLAGYDLEAIAVGLHEALDPDYLRYRIRSVEYLAEKMVAAGIPVVRPAGGHALYLDARGWLPHIPQSQYPGVALCIALYVEGGIRGCEIGSVMFGQQPDGSERPADMELVRLAFPRRVYAQSHMDYVAEVLLHVNSIAQDIRGVRIVEQPRVLRHFTAKFEPVPR comes from the coding sequence GTGAAGTTCAAGACCATCGTCGAGCCGTTCCGCATCAAGGTGGTCGAGCCGACCCGCCAGACCACCGACGCTGAGCGCGCTGCGGCGATCCGCGCGGCGCACTACAACGTCTTTCAGCTCGACGCCGAGGACGTGCTCATCGACCTCCTCACCGACTCGGGAACGGGTGCGATGTCGGTGTACCAATGGGCCGGCATGATGCGGGGCGACGAGTCGTACGCCGGCGGGCGCTCCTTTCACGCCTTTGTCAGGTCGGTGCAGGAGATCACCGCATTCCGGCACGTGATCCCCACGCACCAGGGACGCGCCGCCGAGCACATTCTCTCGGGCGCGCTGCTCAAGCCCGGGTCGATCGTCCCCAACAACACGCACTTCGACACCACGCGGGCGAACGTCGAGCACAGGGGCGCGGTGGCCCTCAATCTGCCGGTGGCGGAAGCGCGCGAGCCGCAGACAGTGCACCCCTTCAAGGGGAACATGGACGTCGCCGCGCTCGAGCGGGTCCTGGCGGAGAACGCGGGCAACGTGCCGCTGGTGATGATGACGGTGACCAACAACTCCCAGGGCGGCCAGCCGGTGAGCATGGAGAACATCCGCCGTACGTCGGCGCTCTGCCGCGCGCATGGCGTGCCCTTCTTCATCGATGCCTGTCGCTTTGCCGAAAACGCGTGGTTCATCAAGACCCGCGAGCCGGGGTACGCCGACAGGACTCCGCTGGCGATCGCCCAGGAGATGTTCTCGCTCGCCGACGGCTGCACGATGAGCGCGAAGAAGGACGGGATGGCGAACATCGGCGGATTCCTCGCGATGAACGACGACGCCCTCGCCGTCACCTGTCGCGACTCGCTCATCCTCACCGAGGGATTCCCCACCTACGGCGGGCTCGCCGGCTACGACCTCGAGGCCATCGCGGTCGGGCTGCACGAGGCGCTCGATCCCGACTACCTGCGCTACCGAATCCGCTCGGTCGAGTACCTCGCCGAAAAGATGGTCGCAGCCGGGATTCCCGTCGTGCGTCCGGCGGGCGGCCATGCGCTCTACCTCGATGCCAGGGGCTGGCTCCCGCACATCCCGCAGAGCCAGTACCCGGGGGTGGCGCTCTGCATCGCGCTGTACGTCGAAGGGGGCATCCGCGGATGCGAGATCGGCTCCGTGATGTTCGGGCAGCAGCCGGACGGCAGCGAGCGCCCCGCCGACATGGAGCTGGTGCGGCTCGCCTTTCCGCGCCGAGTCTATGCGCAGAGCCACATGGACTACGTGGCCGAGGTGCTGCTGCACGTGAACAGCATCGCGCAGGACATTCGCGGAGTGCGGATCGTGGAGCAGCCGCGGGTGCTCAGGCACTTCACGGCGAAGTTCGAACCCGTGCCCCGCTAG
- a CDS encoding YbhB/YbcL family Raf kinase inhibitor-like protein, which translates to MSITVVSAAFAPNAEIPARFTCEGEDISLPLAWSGAPAKTKSFALISDDPDAPDPKAPKMTYVHWVLYDIPVSVTSLGEGASTHLPAGVREGLNDWKRTGWGGPCPPIGRHRYFFKLYALDTALGDLGSPTKAALEKAMEGHILAQGELVGTYQKRK; encoded by the coding sequence ATGAGCATCACCGTCGTATCAGCCGCCTTCGCGCCGAATGCGGAGATTCCGGCCAGGTTCACCTGCGAGGGCGAGGACATCTCGCTGCCGCTCGCCTGGAGCGGTGCACCGGCGAAGACCAAGAGCTTCGCGCTCATTTCCGACGATCCGGACGCGCCCGATCCCAAAGCCCCGAAGATGACGTACGTGCACTGGGTGCTCTACGACATCCCGGTCTCCGTCACCAGCCTCGGCGAAGGTGCGTCCACGCATCTGCCAGCCGGCGTGCGCGAAGGACTCAACGACTGGAAGCGCACCGGTTGGGGCGGGCCGTGCCCGCCAATTGGACGGCATCGCTACTTCTTCAAGCTCTATGCGCTCGACACCGCGCTCGGCGACCTTGGCTCACCGACCAAGGCGGCGCTGGAGAAGGCAATGGAGGGACACATCCTCGCGCAGGGAGAGCTCGTCGGGACGTATCAGAAGAGGAAGTAG